One part of the Acidobacteriota bacterium genome encodes these proteins:
- a CDS encoding amino acid adenylation domain-containing protein, translated as MSDERPSLLHQAFEIRAARTPDRIAVSFAGASLSYRQLNRHANRLAHHLRSQGVGPDDRVGILLERSADWIWAVLGILKAGAAYLPLDVAWPKARLQAVARETGMAKLVTREAWALKCGYPSDLCCRLETLEEDPGRWPARNPQTPADDRNLAYVICTSGSTGPPKGVMVEHRSVMNLLRALQEAVYGPRRQLRIGLNGPLAFDTSVKQLIQLCRGHTLHVLPEEARQDPRRLADFLADSAPDVLDCTPTQLAAWLSQGCLEAGAGWRGTLLVAGEAIQADLWSRLLGLRGCPSYNLYGPTECTVDASVCRIDGGPARPSIGKAVAATRIDLLDDSLRPVTPGAEGEICIAGAGVARGYLRRPALTAQRFLPDPSAEVPGSRLYASGDWARQGPQGELEFLGRRDEQVKLRGVRIELGEIRAAAQELPGVRQAAVLLRSGQQRQKCLVAYLVPQGTPADLDRLRRLLRERLPDYMMPSALMWIEELPLTPNGKLDREALPFPETSKRPFRPPRTPLEETLAAVWSEVLGRSEVGIDDSFFQLGGHSLLLGQAAARIRDVMGREVPLDVLFERETVSQLAGWMEQAPESAAGPLWPPVEAHPRRPHDPVSAAQEGIFFLQRLAPANVAYLALSVIRFRGPLQAAALQKALTEIVRRHEIYRTTFTSIEGRPRQVVHPPWQVELPLLDLSGDGEQAQAGFEDFLKSQGRSAVDVGKLPLVRWTLVKLGSRRHALVHLEHHLLTDGWSFTVFVRELRDLYTAFQRGQPSPLQKLPVQFADFCRWQRAWLKSGEARRQLNYWKERVAGAKPVLDLPLDRPRPGSQSFRGAMLRFRIPSDLAERLRQAARRENATLFMFMLAAFFALLRRLTGQNDISLGTGIANRRRREAESLIGMIINTLVLRLELPGDPTLRQLLRQVRRITLEAYAHQDFPFNSLVEALQPRRDLSLNPLFQAAFNFHDSPLPGLGWPPLEVEVEEVLDNGSSKFDMNLIVIPRGRRHESQGGLTVVWEYNTDLFERPTIERFFERYRRLLQALLEQPDERLSELDLVSREERRQMRRWNQTRSPYPQACVHHLAAQTARRIPDGLALESAGQSLTYAALDRCSGRLAGGLSRLGAGPGSVVAACLGRSILLPLGLLAVMKAGGAYLPLDADHPKARLRSILRDAGASLLLADSTSPPSVEDCGVPVVRVEELLEETRDGQVRRGAEAGLDDPAYLIYTSGSTGRPKGVMVTHRNLINLLASLRTLFATREGERIFALTNLTFDIAALELFLPLIVGAKCCLASRPLSAGQSVVEEMSRCDPDLVQATPSGWRALLELGWKGGESITALSGGEALPPSLARRLLERSAESWNLYGPTETTIWSTAHQLNGPQASVPIGRPLANTEIFVLDPNLRRTPMGVAGELAIGGEGVALGYLKRPALTAAAFVPDPYASSPGRRMYRTGDLVRLRLDGNLDFIGRRDHQVKVRGFRIELGEIESALTDHEEVAAAVVTAPSRGPGEDGLVAYLVGRRDLSPRRQELVAASVAEALKERLPDYMIPAIMMWLEELPLTPNGKVNRAALPAPEAARQQSFAAPRTQAESALAAIWSEVLGQDQIGIHDNFFGLGGHSFSAMQVISRVYRDLQVDLPLQTIFEQPVLADCASAIEARTGAHGRPQPEADLFF; from the coding sequence ATGTCCGACGAAAGACCATCTCTGCTTCACCAGGCCTTCGAGATCCGGGCCGCCCGCACTCCTGACCGGATAGCTGTGTCTTTCGCCGGCGCCTCGCTCAGCTATCGGCAATTGAACCGGCATGCCAACCGCCTGGCCCATCACTTGCGCTCTCAAGGCGTAGGACCCGACGACCGGGTGGGCATCCTGCTGGAACGCTCGGCCGACTGGATCTGGGCCGTACTGGGCATTCTCAAAGCCGGAGCCGCCTATCTTCCTCTCGACGTGGCCTGGCCCAAGGCCCGCTTGCAGGCGGTGGCCCGCGAAACGGGGATGGCCAAGCTTGTGACCCGAGAAGCATGGGCTTTGAAGTGCGGCTATCCGTCCGACCTTTGCTGCCGGCTGGAAACCCTTGAAGAAGACCCCGGACGCTGGCCCGCTCGCAACCCGCAAACGCCTGCCGACGACCGCAACCTGGCCTACGTCATCTGCACCTCGGGTTCCACCGGCCCACCCAAGGGGGTCATGGTCGAGCACCGTTCGGTGATGAACCTGCTGCGGGCCTTGCAGGAAGCCGTCTACGGCCCGCGCCGGCAACTGCGCATCGGACTCAACGGTCCGCTGGCCTTCGACACCTCGGTCAAGCAACTCATCCAACTGTGCCGGGGACATACGCTTCACGTCCTCCCCGAAGAGGCCCGCCAGGATCCCCGACGGCTGGCCGACTTCCTCGCCGATTCGGCGCCGGACGTCCTCGACTGCACGCCTACACAACTGGCCGCCTGGCTTTCCCAGGGCTGCCTTGAGGCGGGCGCTGGTTGGAGGGGAACCCTGCTGGTGGCCGGCGAAGCGATCCAGGCCGACCTGTGGTCGCGCCTCCTCGGCCTCCGGGGATGCCCCAGCTACAACCTCTATGGCCCCACCGAGTGCACCGTGGACGCTTCGGTGTGCCGAATCGACGGCGGGCCCGCCCGCCCCAGCATCGGCAAGGCCGTGGCCGCCACCCGCATCGACCTCCTGGACGACTCGCTACGGCCGGTCACGCCCGGAGCCGAGGGCGAGATCTGCATCGCCGGCGCCGGAGTGGCGCGCGGATACCTGCGGCGGCCGGCACTGACCGCCCAGCGCTTCCTTCCCGATCCCTCGGCCGAGGTGCCGGGTTCGCGACTCTATGCCAGCGGAGACTGGGCCAGGCAGGGCCCCCAGGGCGAGCTGGAGTTTCTGGGCAGGCGCGACGAACAGGTCAAACTGAGGGGAGTACGCATTGAGCTGGGAGAGATCAGGGCGGCTGCCCAGGAACTGCCGGGAGTGCGCCAGGCGGCGGTGCTGCTGCGCAGCGGCCAGCAGAGGCAGAAGTGCCTGGTGGCCTATCTGGTGCCGCAGGGGACCCCAGCCGATCTCGACCGCCTGCGCCGGCTCTTGCGCGAGCGCTTGCCCGACTACATGATGCCCTCGGCCCTGATGTGGATCGAGGAACTGCCGCTGACCCCAAACGGCAAGCTCGACCGAGAGGCCCTGCCCTTCCCCGAAACCTCAAAGCGGCCCTTCCGGCCGCCGCGGACGCCCCTGGAAGAGACCCTGGCCGCCGTTTGGAGCGAGGTGCTGGGTCGGTCTGAGGTGGGGATCGATGACAGCTTTTTTCAACTGGGAGGACATTCGCTGCTTCTCGGCCAGGCGGCGGCGCGCATACGTGACGTCATGGGCCGCGAAGTGCCGCTGGACGTGCTCTTCGAGAGGGAAACCGTGTCTCAACTGGCGGGCTGGATGGAGCAAGCTCCCGAGTCCGCCGCCGGACCCCTTTGGCCCCCTGTCGAGGCGCATCCGAGGCGTCCTCACGATCCCGTTTCCGCGGCCCAGGAGGGGATCTTCTTCCTGCAGAGGCTGGCTCCGGCTAATGTCGCCTACCTGGCCCTGTCGGTGATCCGCTTTCGGGGTCCGCTGCAGGCCGCCGCACTGCAAAAGGCACTGACTGAAATCGTTCGCCGCCATGAGATCTACCGCACCACCTTCACTTCCATCGAAGGGCGCCCCCGCCAGGTCGTGCATCCGCCCTGGCAAGTCGAGTTGCCTCTGCTCGATCTCAGCGGCGACGGCGAACAGGCCCAAGCCGGATTCGAGGACTTCCTGAAGAGCCAGGGCCGCAGCGCTGTCGACGTGGGCAAGCTGCCGCTGGTGCGCTGGACGCTGGTCAAGCTGGGGTCGCGACGCCATGCCCTGGTGCATCTCGAGCATCACCTCCTCACCGACGGCTGGTCCTTCACCGTCTTCGTGCGCGAACTGCGCGACCTCTATACTGCCTTCCAGCGCGGACAGCCCTCGCCTCTGCAGAAGCTGCCCGTCCAGTTCGCCGACTTCTGCCGATGGCAGCGGGCTTGGCTGAAGAGCGGAGAGGCCCGCAGGCAACTGAATTACTGGAAGGAGCGGGTGGCCGGCGCCAAGCCGGTTCTCGACCTGCCCCTGGACCGGCCCCGGCCCGGTTCCCAGAGCTTCAGGGGCGCGATGCTGCGCTTCCGCATCCCCTCAGATCTGGCCGAGCGGTTGCGTCAGGCAGCGAGGCGCGAGAACGCCACCCTGTTCATGTTCATGCTGGCGGCCTTCTTCGCCCTGCTGAGGCGGTTGACGGGCCAGAACGACATCAGCCTGGGCACCGGCATCGCCAATCGCCGCCGCCGCGAGGCGGAGTCCCTCATCGGCATGATCATCAACACCCTGGTGCTGCGCCTCGAGCTGCCGGGCGATCCCACCCTGCGCCAACTGCTGCGCCAGGTGCGCCGCATCACCCTGGAGGCTTATGCCCATCAGGACTTCCCCTTCAACTCGCTGGTGGAAGCCCTTCAGCCCCGGCGCGATCTGAGCCTCAACCCGCTCTTTCAGGCCGCCTTCAATTTTCATGACTCGCCGCTTCCCGGCCTCGGTTGGCCGCCCCTCGAGGTAGAGGTCGAAGAGGTGCTCGACAATGGCTCTTCCAAGTTCGACATGAATCTGATCGTCATCCCCCGCGGACGCCGCCACGAGTCGCAGGGAGGGCTGACCGTCGTCTGGGAATACAACACCGACCTCTTCGAACGCCCTACCATCGAACGCTTCTTCGAGCGCTATCGCCGCCTCCTCCAGGCCCTGCTGGAGCAGCCGGACGAGCGCCTCTCCGAGCTTGACCTGGTGAGCCGGGAGGAGCGGCGCCAGATGAGGCGCTGGAACCAGACCCGCAGCCCCTATCCGCAGGCTTGCGTCCACCACCTGGCGGCCCAGACGGCCCGGCGAATTCCCGACGGCCTGGCGCTCGAATCGGCGGGCCAGTCGCTGACCTACGCCGCCCTCGACCGCTGCAGCGGACGCCTGGCCGGGGGCCTGAGCCGGCTCGGGGCCGGGCCAGGCTCGGTGGTGGCGGCGTGCCTGGGACGCTCGATTCTTCTGCCGCTGGGACTGCTGGCCGTGATGAAGGCGGGAGGCGCGTACCTGCCCCTCGACGCCGACCATCCCAAAGCCCGCCTGCGTTCCATCCTCAGGGACGCCGGCGCTTCGTTGCTGCTGGCCGATTCGACCTCGCCCCCCTCGGTGGAAGATTGCGGCGTGCCCGTCGTCAGGGTGGAGGAACTGCTGGAAGAGACGCGAGATGGACAGGTCCGCCGAGGAGCGGAAGCCGGCCTCGACGATCCCGCCTACCTCATCTACACCTCCGGCTCCACCGGACGTCCCAAGGGAGTCATGGTCACCCATCGCAACCTGATCAACCTGCTGGCCTCCCTGCGGACTCTCTTCGCCACCCGCGAGGGGGAACGGATCTTCGCCCTCACCAACCTGACCTTCGACATCGCCGCCCTGGAGCTTTTCCTGCCTCTGATCGTGGGGGCCAAGTGCTGCCTGGCTTCCCGTCCGCTCAGCGCAGGGCAAAGCGTGGTGGAAGAGATGAGCCGATGCGACCCCGACCTGGTGCAGGCCACTCCGTCAGGATGGCGGGCGCTGCTGGAGTTGGGCTGGAAAGGCGGAGAGTCCATCACCGCCCTCTCGGGTGGAGAGGCGCTGCCTCCCTCCCTGGCCCGTCGGTTGCTGGAGCGCAGCGCCGAGTCCTGGAACCTCTACGGCCCCACCGAAACCACCATCTGGTCGACGGCCCACCAACTGAACGGCCCACAGGCCTCGGTGCCCATCGGACGGCCTCTGGCCAACACCGAGATCTTCGTCCTCGACCCCAATCTGCGGCGGACGCCCATGGGTGTGGCAGGAGAATTGGCGATCGGCGGAGAAGGCGTGGCCCTGGGCTATTTGAAACGGCCCGCCCTGACGGCGGCGGCCTTTGTGCCCGACCCCTACGCGTCCTCGCCGGGACGGCGCATGTACCGGACAGGAGACCTGGTGCGGCTGCGCTTGGACGGCAACCTGGACTTCATCGGACGCAGGGACCACCAGGTCAAGGTGCGCGGTTTCCGCATCGAACTGGGCGAAATCGAAAGCGCCTTGACCGACCACGAGGAAGTGGCGGCCGCCGTGGTCACGGCCCCTTCCCGGGGTCCCGGCGAGGACGGACTGGTGGCCTACCTGGTAGGACGGCGTGATCTCTCTCCGCGCCGACAGGAACTGGTGGCCGCAAGTGTGGCCGAGGCTCTCAAAGAGCGACTCCCCGACTACATGATCCCCGCCATCATGATGTGGCTGGAGGAACTGCCCCTGACCCCCAACGGAAAAGTCAACCGGGCCGCGCTGCCCGCTCCCGAGGCCGCCCGCCAGCAGTCCTTCGCGGCTCCCCGCACTCAGGCCGAGTCGGCCCTGGCGGCCATCTGGTCGGAAGTTTTGGGACAGGATCAGATCGGCATCCACGACAACTTCTTCGGCCTGGGAGGACATTCCTTCTCGGCCATGCAGGTGATCTCGCGCGTCTACCGCGATCTGCAAGTGGACCTGCCCTTGCAGACCATTTTTGAACAACCGGTACTGGCCGACTGCGCGTCGGCCATCGAGGCCCGAACCGGCGCCCACGGCCGGCCGCAGCCTGAAGCCGATCTCTTCTTTTAA
- a CDS encoding thioesterase domain-containing protein, with protein sequence MNLEGMSEPARAGLERKIVDLFRRCFSREDIAVDDNFFVLGGDSLQATRLLTRLREEVGAELSPDAMFTHPTPRALAEAVKSSGESREMLGGSSLVALNRGREGERPIYWPHPTSGNPWAYRDLAEAARFKRPLYALRAPDLDWERDVLSMEGMTEHYLTEIRRLQRRGPYSLAGFSFGGNLAFEIANRLVADGQQVEHLVMIDTAGPESLWTRLTRPERLLTPVRRLLCRMGATGTRIMDAFGYDSIMGRVFDCLTTGPLREDEVRWVIQVTLPDFASRHDLQALSLRELCDVVLDHFGPLLSSSQWEHLIRRGPADDALVMVKAQKVWAKNYWLSLRHRPNTRYPGTIVLYASQDNQDVLRWRRYTSRPLDVRRVAIPKRSHIRFIDEENLHHFIDDLKHLLESS encoded by the coding sequence ATGAACCTGGAAGGCATGTCGGAACCCGCTCGCGCCGGACTGGAACGCAAGATTGTTGATCTCTTCCGACGCTGTTTTTCGCGCGAAGACATCGCTGTCGACGATAATTTCTTCGTGCTGGGAGGGGACTCGCTGCAAGCCACGCGCCTTCTCACCCGGTTGCGCGAGGAGGTGGGAGCCGAGCTCTCGCCGGACGCGATGTTCACCCACCCGACGCCGCGGGCTCTGGCCGAAGCCGTCAAATCCTCCGGCGAGTCGCGGGAAATGCTGGGCGGCTCCAGCCTGGTGGCCCTCAACCGCGGCCGGGAAGGGGAGAGGCCCATCTACTGGCCTCATCCCACCAGCGGGAATCCCTGGGCCTATCGGGATCTGGCCGAGGCGGCCCGCTTCAAACGTCCTCTCTACGCCCTGCGCGCTCCCGACCTGGACTGGGAGCGGGACGTGCTCTCCATGGAGGGAATGACCGAGCACTACTTGACCGAGATCCGCCGCCTGCAGCGGCGCGGACCCTACTCCCTGGCCGGATTTTCATTCGGAGGGAACCTGGCCTTCGAGATCGCCAACCGACTGGTGGCGGACGGGCAGCAGGTGGAGCATCTGGTCATGATCGATACCGCCGGGCCGGAAAGCCTTTGGACCCGGCTGACCAGGCCGGAACGCCTTCTGACTCCCGTCCGGCGCCTGCTCTGCCGCATGGGGGCGACCGGCACACGCATCATGGACGCCTTCGGCTATGACTCCATTATGGGACGGGTTTTCGATTGCCTCACCACCGGACCTTTGCGGGAAGACGAAGTGCGCTGGGTGATTCAAGTGACCTTGCCCGATTTCGCCAGCAGGCATGATTTGCAGGCCCTCTCTCTGAGGGAGCTGTGCGACGTGGTCCTCGATCACTTCGGTCCCTTGCTCTCGAGCTCGCAGTGGGAGCATCTGATCCGCCGCGGCCCTGCCGACGACGCGCTGGTGATGGTCAAGGCGCAGAAGGTGTGGGCCAAGAACTACTGGCTTTCTCTGCGGCATCGCCCCAACACCAGGTATCCCGGCACCATCGTCCTCTATGCCAGCCAGGACAACCAGGATGTCCTGCGCTGGCGGCGCTACACCAGCCGTCCCCTGGACGTCCGGCGGGTGGCCATTCCCAAGCGGTCCCACATCCGCTTCATCGACGAGGAAAACCTGCATCACTTCATCGATGATCTGAAGCATCTTCTCGAGTCCTCATGA
- a CDS encoding condensation domain-containing protein: protein MCEKGVSRLAIASKDEEGFPPGRLSYSEELLWLSGQNRIKMPVFIECPLHLSLVVRLRGRLDERALRKSLDEIVRRHSVLRCRFPEGEGGPVRVIEPHSGVRLPRHDLTSAARAERSRRTERLLDEHVSAAFDLQQGPLWRALLLRVDSDAHILAVTVHHIVFDGRSRQVLARELSALYAHFKGDEQQALEDPPAQYPDYARWQRQRLDQAALARLTRAWKSRLAGADAAGLGDQRLEASAQEVASCRFALSEQRTAALKDLSRHQAVTPAIGLFSLYCLFLHKIGGPRDLLVGLPLSDRRRREFEDLIGLFTNVMVVRADMSGDPDFLSLLKRLRTSLQQAYGQQELPYWHFLSQRQEGQAAESPYRFVFNYMNRAPAIALELPDLRAEILDVGNRPPGLADLSLFVQDAGETLSCRLWSKPGLFTSGQVKRLAEQFQELTSLVADLPAHRLSDYMLSTS from the coding sequence ATGTGTGAGAAGGGCGTTTCGCGCCTGGCAATCGCATCCAAAGACGAAGAAGGCTTCCCGCCAGGCCGGCTCTCCTACAGCGAAGAGTTGCTCTGGCTGAGCGGGCAAAACCGCATCAAGATGCCGGTCTTCATCGAGTGCCCGCTCCATCTTTCCCTGGTGGTCCGCCTGCGGGGTCGTCTCGATGAGCGGGCGCTGAGAAAGAGTCTGGACGAAATCGTCCGCCGCCACTCGGTTCTCAGATGCCGCTTTCCCGAGGGCGAGGGAGGCCCGGTCCGGGTGATCGAGCCCCACTCCGGCGTCCGCCTCCCGCGCCATGACTTGACTTCGGCGGCCCGCGCCGAACGGTCGCGCCGCACCGAGCGGCTGCTGGACGAGCACGTGAGCGCCGCCTTCGATTTGCAGCAGGGTCCCCTCTGGCGGGCGCTCCTGCTGCGCGTCGATTCCGATGCTCACATTTTGGCCGTCACCGTCCATCACATCGTCTTCGATGGAAGGTCGCGGCAGGTCCTTGCCCGCGAGCTATCGGCTCTCTACGCCCACTTCAAAGGGGATGAGCAGCAGGCGCTGGAGGATCCTCCGGCCCAGTATCCCGACTACGCCCGCTGGCAGCGTCAGCGCCTGGACCAGGCCGCTCTGGCCCGTCTGACCCGGGCCTGGAAATCGCGCCTGGCGGGGGCCGATGCGGCGGGCCTCGGCGATCAACGCCTTGAGGCGTCCGCTCAGGAGGTTGCCTCTTGCCGCTTTGCCCTGAGCGAGCAGCGCACCGCTGCCCTCAAGGATTTGAGCCGCCATCAGGCGGTCACGCCGGCCATCGGCCTCTTCAGCCTCTACTGCCTCTTTCTCCACAAGATCGGCGGCCCTCGCGACCTCCTGGTGGGGCTTCCTCTCTCAGACCGGCGCCGTCGCGAGTTCGAGGACCTGATCGGACTCTTCACCAACGTCATGGTGGTGCGGGCCGATATGAGCGGCGATCCCGACTTCCTCAGCTTGTTGAAGCGGCTGCGGACGTCCCTGCAGCAGGCCTACGGCCAGCAGGAACTGCCCTACTGGCACTTCCTCAGCCAGCGGCAGGAAGGGCAAGCGGCAGAGTCGCCCTACCGTTTCGTCTTCAACTACATGAACCGTGCCCCCGCCATTGCCCTCGAGCTACCGGACTTGCGGGCCGAGATCCTCGACGTCGGCAATCGTCCGCCGGGCTTGGCCGATCTCAGCCTCTTCGTGCAGGACGCCGGGGAGACCCTCTCTTGCCGCCTGTGGTCCAAACCCGGCCTCTTTACCTCCGGCCAGGTCAAGCGCCTGGCGGAGCAGTTTCAGGAATTGACTTCGTTGGTGGCTGATCTGCCCGCCCATCGGCTCAGCGATTACATGCTCAGCACTTCCTGA